The DNA segment AGCGCAAGCCGAGCCAGCGTACCAGAATCGCGGGCCCGTCGGCAGCTGCGAGCTGCGCGAGGTGCGCGCGCGCCGCGCGCCGCGGTAGAGTGGGGGTGGCGAGGTCCACCGAATGTTTAAGGTAAAGAAGATTGATCATGTAGCGGTCTGCGTGGCCGACCTCGAGGGCGCCGCCGCCAAGTACCGCGAGGCGTTGGGTCTCGAGCCGCGCGAGCGCGAGGTGGTCGCCGCCCAGCAGACCGAGGCGTGGCTCCTGCCGCTGGGCGAGTCGAGCATCGAGCTCATCAGCCCCCGGGGAAACGCGGGGCTCGAGAAATTCCTCGAGAAGCGCGGCCCGGGACTGCACCACATCGCCGTGGAGGTCGAGGGCATCGAGGGCGCGCTCGCGTTCCTCAAGGGCCTCGGGGTGCCGCTCCTCGACGAAGCGCCGCGAGCCGGCGCGCGCGGCCACAAAGTGGCGTTCCTGCACCCGCGGGCGACCGGCGGCGTGCTGGTCGAGCTCGTCGAGCCGTCGCACGAGGTCGAGCCCCCCGCCTGAAACCGCCCGCCCGCCGGCGTCGCCCGTCGAATCCGAATGGAAGCGCGGCGACCATCCGTAGTAGCTTCCCCCGTCGGCGTCGCTCGTCGAGAGCGGCTCCGGCCCCCAGGAGGACCGACTTGAACACGCTTCGCAATCGGCTGGTTTCTGCAGGACTGGTTCTCGTCACCGTGGCGACGGCGACGTCGCCCGCATACGCGGCGCCGCCCGGGGCCGGCAAGGGGGCCAAGCCTGCGCCGAAGGCCGCCACCACCACGCCCCAGGTCAAGCCGGTCGACGTGCGCGCCACCACCAAGGACGCCGACGCGAAATTCAAGGCCGGCCAGTACGCGGAGGCGCTCGCCCTCTACGAGACCGCCGATGGCGCCAAGCCTTCGCCCGAGCTCGCCTTCGCGATCGGCGAGTGCCAGGACAAGCTCCTCAAGCTCCGCGAAGCGGTGGTCGCCTACGAGCGCTTCCTCGCGGCCGTCCCCGCGAAGATGAAGGACAAGGCCGAGGCCACCCAGAAGCGCGTGGCAGAGATCAAGGGCATGCCCGGCAAGGTCCACCTCGACACCGACCCCGCCGGCGGAGCGGTCCTCGTCGACGGCAAGCCCTTCCAAGAGAAGAGCCCGACCGACCTCGACCTGCCGCCCGGCAAGCACACGGTGCGCGTGGAGCTCGAGGGCTACGAGCCGGTGGAGCGCGACGTGGAGGTGGCCTACGCCGCCAAGCAAGACCTCGCGGTGACGCTGGAGAAGAAGCCCGAGCCGCCGCCGCCGCCTCCTCCGCCCCCGCCCGTCGCCGTGGCGCCGAAGCCCGCGCCACCGCCACCGCCGCCGCCGCCGCCGCCGAGCAAGGTGCCTGCGTACGTCACCGGTGGCATCGCCGTCGCCGCGCTCGGCGTCGGCACGGGGTTCGGGATCGCCGCGCTCTCGAAGTCGAGCGACTTCAAGACCGCGCCCACGACCAGCACCGCCGACAGCGGCGAGAACGCCGCGCTCGTCGCCGACATGTGCTTCGGCATCGCGATCACCTTCGGTGTGACCTCCGCCGTCCTCTTCCTCACCAAGGACCCCCCGAAGGCCGCGGGCGTCGCCGCGGCGAAGCCCGCTCCGGCGCGCGTGTCCATCACCCCGACGCCCTACATCACGCCCCAAGGCGGCGGTGCAGGCGCGCTCATACGCTTCTGAAACTCGCTTCCGAAAACGTGCCGAGGCCCCGCCCCATGAAGACGCCTTCTCCGTTCTGCTCGCGTTCGTCCTCGCGCTCGTCCTCGCGCGCTGCCGTCGCCCCGCGCCGTCGTCGCGCGACATTGCTCGCGTTCACGCTCCTCGCGGTCGCCTCGGTCGCCGGGTGCGAGCTCATCGTCGACTTCGACCGCACCAAGATCCCCGCCGACGTCGCCGACGTCGCGGTCGTGCCCGCCGACGCGAAGACCGACACCGCGCCGGTGGTGGACGCCGCGGTCGACGCCCCGGCCGACGCCCCGGTGGACGCCCCCGTCGACGCCCCGGTGGACTCGCCGGTCGACTCCCCGGTGGACTCGCCGGTGGATTCCGCGGCCGACGGCGGCTCGAGCGACGCCAGCGACGCGGGCTAGCCGTGGCGGGGCAGCCGGGCGCCAGCGCGTACGGCAACGCAGCCTTCTTTGCCCAGCTCCTCGGCAAGGCGGTCGCCGCGAACGCGAGCGACATTCATCTGCGCGTCGGGGCGCCGCCGTCCGCGCGCATCCGTGGCGATCTGGTGGCGTTTCGCACCGATCCTTTGCGCGCGTCGGACACCGAAGCCATCGCGCGGCTCGTGCTGTCGGACCCCGCGAAGCTCGCGAAGCTCTCCGAGCTCCAGGAGCACGACACGGCGTACGTCGTGCCGAACGTGGGGCGATTCCGCGTGAACGTGTACCGCCAGCGCGGCACCCTCGCGATTGTCCTGCGCGCCATCGCCTCGACGATCCCGACGATGGAGTCGCTCGGGCTTCCCGCCACGTGCGTTCAGCTCGCGGAGAGGGGCCGCGGCCTCGTGCTCGTGGTCGGCGCCGCCGGCAACGGGAAGAGCTCCACCCTCGCGAGCATGATCGGTCACCTGAACGCCACGCAGCCGCTGCACATCGTGACCATCGAGGACCCCATCGAGTTCCTGCACGAGGATCGCAAGGCCAGCGTGAGCCAGCGCGAGGTGCAGATCGACACCGGCTCGTTCGCGGACGCGCTCCGGTCCGCCCTTCGGCAGGACCCCGACGTCATCCTCGTTGGCGAAATCCGTGATGAGGTCACGATGGACGTCGCCCTTCAGGCCGCGGAGACTGGCCACCTCGTGATGTCGACGCTGCACACTCCCGACGTCACGCGCACGATGGGCCGCGCCGTGTCGCTCGCCCCACGCCGTGCCGGCGCGAGCGAGGACATGCGAGAGCGCCTCGCGTCTTGCCTGCAGGGCATCGTCGCGCAGCGCCTCCTGCCCTCGAAGAGCGGAGACGGGCTCGTGCTCCTCGCGGAGGTGCTCGTCGCGTCGGGCACCGTGCGCGAGGCGATCCGGCGCCCCGACAACAACCCGTCCCTCCGGGAGCTCATGGAAAAGGGCGCCCACCCCTACGGCATGCAGACGTTCGACATGCACGCGCGAGAGCTCGTGGCGTCGGGGCGCATTTCTCGGGAGGCCGCGAGCGAAGCCGCGGTGTTCTGAGCGCGCGCTACTCGTCCATCGTCTTGCAGTGCTCGGCGAATACGTGGCCGACGATCTTCCCCTCGACGAAGGTCGCCTCGAGGTCGAACGCCACGCGCTCCGGAGCGTCGCCCTCGATGGACACCACCGTGAGCTTGACCGCCGTCGCCTTGTCGAGCGGCTTGTCGGTGAGCACACTCTTGAAGTCGAACAAGGTCACCGCGACGCCGTCCGCCTGCGTGAGCGTCTTGCCCGCCGAGCCGATGGGGACGCCGCTGATCACCACCGTTCGATCCGGGGTCGGCGACGCTTGCGTAGGGCACTCGGGCCGCCCGCCGGCGTGGGCCTCCGTCGTGATGCCGCTCACCTTGCCGGCCTGCTTGTCCCACCCGAACTGAGCGCGTTCGAAGCGAGCCGTCTTCGCGCCGTACGTCGCGTCGAGGGAGAGCGTCGCGCATGGCCCCACGCAGCCCGCGTCGGGGACCGCCGCTTCAGGGGACGAGCCGTCGGGCGAGATCGCCGCGTCGATGGCGGGTGTCCCGGCGTCGATGGCGGGTGTCCCGGCGTCGGTCGCGGGGGTCGTTGAAGACGTACACGCCACGGCGAACGCCGTGACCAACAGAAGAATCGCCGCCGCACCGCTCGCCCGTCCGGTCGTCATGCCGACAGCGTACCTCATCGGCCAGGGCCGCGGGGCTCGCTCGGGCCCGCGGCGTGGGCCACGATCCACGCGACCGCCTCGGCGAGCTGGTCGGGTTTTCGGAAGACGGGGCCGTGGCGGCGCGCCTCCGACGTGTCGCGCGAGGCCGTGAAGAACGCGACGGGCAGCGTCGGCGCGTGGCTTCGGAGGTGCTCGGCGAGCTCCACCCCCGAGCCGTCCCCGAGGTCGAGGTCGACCAGGGCGCACGCGAGGTTCGCCCGCAGCGCTCGTCCGGCCTCCACCGAGGCGACGTAGGTCGCGGCGATCCCTCGCTGCTCGAGCTCGCGCGAGAGCGTGAAGCGGGCGAGGGGGCAGTCGTCCGCGATGACGATCATGCTCGGAGCCTAGCGCACGCCGCCGCCGCGCCAAAAAAGCGCGCGTGCGTAGGCCCGCGCTTCATCCCGGTGCGCGCCCCCTCCGCCGCGTCGCTGCGGGCGCAGAAGCGCGGCGTCGCGGGCCTGGCACGGCGCGAGCAAGGGGGGGCCCGTCGACAAACGACGGAGCAGGAGAGAGAACCATGGAAGTCACGTTCTTCGGAGTCCGAGGGAGCATCGCTTCGCCGGGCGTACACACGGCTGCGGTGGGCGGAAACACAAGCACTGTCGAGGTCTTGGCGGGCGGTCGTCGCCTCGTGCTCGACGCCGGTACCGGGCTCCGCGAGCTCGGACAGAGGCTCCTCGGGCGGGGCCCACAGGACCTCACGCTGCTCCTCAGCCACTACCACTGGGACCATATTCAGGGGCTGCCGTTCTTCGCGCCGCTCTACCAGCCGAGCACCCGGCTCGAGATCGTCGGCCAGCGCTGCGGCCTCCATGGCGTGCGCGACGCGCTCGAGCACCAGATGACCGCGCCAGTGTTTCCGGTGCGCCTCTCCGACGTGCAGGCGACGCTGTCGCCGCGCGAGGTCACGCCCGGCGACGCGTTCTCGGTCGGCGACGTGCGCGTGCGTGTGGCTGGGGGCAACCACCCTGGCGGCGTGCTCGCGTACCGGCTCGACCTCGGCGACGTGAGCTTGGTCTACGCGACCGACACCGAGCACGGCGCGGCCGTCGACCCCGAGCTCCGCGCGCTCGCGGAGGGCGCGACGCTGCTCATCTACGATGCGCAATATACGGTCGACGAGTACGCCGGCGGCGGCGGTCGCCCCGCACGGGTGGGCTGGGGGCACTCGACCAACGTCGCGGCCGCCCAGCTCGCGCGCGCCGCGGGCGTCTCGGCGTTGGCGCTCTTTCATCACGACCCGGCGCGCGACGACGTTGGGGTCCTCGCCCTCGAGGCGGCGACACGCGAGCTCTTCCCCGCGACCTTCGCCGCGAGGGAGGGGATGCGCCTGCGGCTCGACGGCTCCGGCGCGCGTGGCCCCGCGGTCCAGAGCGCCAGGGAAGCCGCCTGAGGGGCGCTGCCGTGGTAGCGTTGGCCGCGCCCGATCCCTCCTCGCCGTCCCTCTCGCGCCGACCACCGAGCGCCATGTCCGATCGCCTCTCGCTCCTCGTCGATCTCGCCACGCTGCTCGGCCGCGAGGTGGATTTCGACGCGATCTTGCTCGCGGCGTGTGAGCGCGTCGCGGAGGCGCTTGGCGCGGAGCGGGCGACGGTCTGGCTCGTGGACGCCGATCGCGGTGACCTCGTCAGTCGCCTCGCCCTGTCGTCGGAGCTGCCCGCGCTCAGGCTGCCGATGGGCCGCGGCATCGCGGGGTGGGTCGCCGTCGAGGGGCGCTCGGCTCGCGTGCCCGTGGCCGCGGACGACCCGCGCTTCTCTCCCGAGACCGACCAGCGAACGGGGTTCGTCACGCGCGCCGTGCTCGCCGTGCCGCTGCGCGAGGAGCCCCGCGCGCCCGTGCGCGGCGTGCTCCAGCTCTTGAACCGACGGAGCGGCGGCCCGTTCGACGCGGACGACGAGCGGTACCTCGAGGCGCTCGGGCAGCAGCTCGCGCGCGCGCTCGCGATGACGACCCTCCGCGCCCGCGACGCCGAGGTGCCCGGCGTGACGCTGCGCGGGCCCATCAACCGCATCGTGGGCTCGAGCCCGGGCCTCGCTCCGGTGTACGAGCGCGTCTCGCTCGCGGCCAAGACCCGCGCGCACGTGCTGCTGCGCGGGGAGACCGGCACCGGCAAGGGCCTCTTCGCCCGCGCCATCCACGCCAACTCGGACCGTCAGGCGAGGCCGTTCGTCGTCGTCGACTGCACGACGCTGCCCCCACCGCTCGTGGAGAGCGAGCTCTTCGGGCACGAGCGCGG comes from the Myxococcales bacterium genome and includes:
- a CDS encoding PilT/PilU family type 4a pilus ATPase, producing the protein MAGQPGASAYGNAAFFAQLLGKAVAANASDIHLRVGAPPSARIRGDLVAFRTDPLRASDTEAIARLVLSDPAKLAKLSELQEHDTAYVVPNVGRFRVNVYRQRGTLAIVLRAIASTIPTMESLGLPATCVQLAERGRGLVLVVGAAGNGKSSTLASMIGHLNATQPLHIVTIEDPIEFLHEDRKASVSQREVQIDTGSFADALRSALRQDPDVILVGEIRDEVTMDVALQAAETGHLVMSTLHTPDVTRTMGRAVSLAPRRAGASEDMRERLASCLQGIVAQRLLPSKSGDGLVLLAEVLVASGTVREAIRRPDNNPSLRELMEKGAHPYGMQTFDMHARELVASGRISREAASEAAVF
- a CDS encoding PEGA domain-containing protein: MNTLRNRLVSAGLVLVTVATATSPAYAAPPGAGKGAKPAPKAATTTPQVKPVDVRATTKDADAKFKAGQYAEALALYETADGAKPSPELAFAIGECQDKLLKLREAVVAYERFLAAVPAKMKDKAEATQKRVAEIKGMPGKVHLDTDPAGGAVLVDGKPFQEKSPTDLDLPPGKHTVRVELEGYEPVERDVEVAYAAKQDLAVTLEKKPEPPPPPPPPPPVAVAPKPAPPPPPPPPPPSKVPAYVTGGIAVAALGVGTGFGIAALSKSSDFKTAPTTSTADSGENAALVADMCFGIAITFGVTSAVLFLTKDPPKAAGVAAAKPAPARVSITPTPYITPQGGGAGALIRF
- a CDS encoding response regulator encodes the protein MIVIADDCPLARFTLSRELEQRGIAATYVASVEAGRALRANLACALVDLDLGDGSGVELAEHLRSHAPTLPVAFFTASRDTSEARRHGPVFRKPDQLAEAVAWIVAHAAGPSEPRGPGR
- a CDS encoding MBL fold metallo-hydrolase, giving the protein MEVTFFGVRGSIASPGVHTAAVGGNTSTVEVLAGGRRLVLDAGTGLRELGQRLLGRGPQDLTLLLSHYHWDHIQGLPFFAPLYQPSTRLEIVGQRCGLHGVRDALEHQMTAPVFPVRLSDVQATLSPREVTPGDAFSVGDVRVRVAGGNHPGGVLAYRLDLGDVSLVYATDTEHGAAVDPELRALAEGATLLIYDAQYTVDEYAGGGGRPARVGWGHSTNVAAAQLARAAGVSALALFHHDPARDDVGVLALEAATRELFPATFAAREGMRLRLDGSGARGPAVQSAREAA
- the mce gene encoding methylmalonyl-CoA epimerase → MFKVKKIDHVAVCVADLEGAAAKYREALGLEPREREVVAAQQTEAWLLPLGESSIELISPRGNAGLEKFLEKRGPGLHHIAVEVEGIEGALAFLKGLGVPLLDEAPRAGARGHKVAFLHPRATGGVLVELVEPSHEVEPPA
- a CDS encoding sigma-54-dependent Fis family transcriptional regulator, with protein sequence MSDRLSLLVDLATLLGREVDFDAILLAACERVAEALGAERATVWLVDADRGDLVSRLALSSELPALRLPMGRGIAGWVAVEGRSARVPVAADDPRFSPETDQRTGFVTRAVLAVPLREEPRAPVRGVLQLLNRRSGGPFDADDERYLEALGQQLARALAMTTLRARDAEVPGVTLRGPINRIVGSSPGLAPVYERVSLAAKTRAHVLLRGETGTGKGLFARAIHANSDRQARPFVVVDCTTLPPPLVESELFGHERGAFTGADRRVSGKVELAHGGTLFLDEIGDLPLESQGKLLRFLQEGAFERVGGRATLETDARIVAATHRDLEALVREGRFRQDLYYRLRVVEIVLPPLRARGAEEVLELARHFADGFGRRYGRPNPKLTPELIAWLSEHRFPGNVRELENVIESAVALSPNGWLAAPDGAPRSPRNSAAPTPGVALPLGLTLEEASRRYAEAALEAAGGVKTDAARGLGISRNTLARTLKKA